Part of the candidate division KSB1 bacterium genome, CAAAGCGCGGTGGAGGAACCCCGGCAAAGCAATTTACTCATTTGCATAACCTAAGACTCTGGAGGTTGGAAAAGGTTGACAAAGAACTGTTGCAAGGGCAGTCTAAGATTGACACAACAGGCACCATCGACAAGGCATTGCTCAAGAAAAGGCTAAACGAATCCGGAGCTGCGATTGCGAAAATGATTGAGAACGGAATCGACGATGGCGGAAAAATAAAGGGATTCAAAAGAGGTGTTATCCCCTTTCTGGGATATATGATTTCCCACGAGTCGCACCATCGCGGCAATATTCTGTTAACCCTGAAACAATGCGGGCATAAAATACCCAAGGACATTCAGTACGGAATTTGGGCCTGGAATCAGATTTAGCGTGATAAATCGTTAATTAAAAATTAGCTTGCATTATTCACAAACTGTAAAATCATCATTCTCCTGGAAGCAGATGTTGCAGATTATGTTTTTGAGCCACAGATAGACACGGATTGTCACAGATTTCTTGGTAAACTGGAACCTTTTCATACTTTTTTTAACAAATCCGTGTTTATCAGTGTTCATCCGTGGCCAAATTCTTAATTACAACAGCCTGAAGGCAGGAATCCATTGCAAATTAATAACTTAGTGCTAGGTAGTGATGTCCGGCTACTCGGGCAATGACAATATTGAAGTTCTTGCCTCAAATAGAAATTCATGAATTAACCAGGTTAGTTATGTTTTGTTCCTGCGGATTTAAATCAAATCAAAAATGTAAGGAAATTTTTGATATAATCATAGCCAGGGAATTCTCAGATTTCCGTTATGCAAAATTTCATCGCTTGACCGTCGACGCCTATTCCCTGCAGCATCCGGATCCCTACATGATCTCTGCGAAATCTTTTGCAGCGCATTTAACCGGCATGTGCTGCGCCATAGAATATGATAATGACCGCAATTTGCTCAGGATATTGCAGCAGTGGCTGAATGGAAAAAAGCAGATAGAAAAACCCAAACTGCTTGATAACGTCGGCAGCCTGACAATCTCGCGCGTGGTGAATGCCGGGGATGGAACAGAACATGCCAAATTGGTCAAAGAATGGGCAGAGAACGTCTGGGATGCATATGCTCTCTATCATAATTTGGCCAGAGAGTGGATAGAAACGGCTAAACGAAAACCTTAACCAAACCTTTGAGGTAACAAATGGCTCAAAATGAAAAAAATAAGCGGATAGATTATATTGAAATCCCGGTTACCGACATGGCCGAATCGAAACGATTTTATGGTGAGGTTTTCGGCTGGAAGTTTGTAGATTATGGACCGGACTACGTAGCTTTTAACGATGGGCGCCTCGACGGCGGATTTCGCAAAGAGTCGAGTGTACAAAGAGGCGGCCCGCTGGTGGTGTTCTACGCCACTGAACTGAAAAACGTAGAGACTGAGATTAAGAAAGCCGGAGGGACAATCGTGGTAGACATATTTGATTTCCCGGGAGGAAGACGTTTTCACTTTACCGATCCCAGCGGCAACGAATTGGCTGTCTGGTCGGAGCAATAAAAACACTACTACTAAACCAACCATATCTATGGAAATTGAAACTGCCGTAGAGGTTTTTGCAATAATAAACCTTGGAACGATGGGAATCTCGCATATTTTGGCACACCGCACCTGGGCAAGGTTTTTTATTTGGCTCCGCTCCAGGGAAGAGCCGGGTGTGTTTGTGGTCGCTTTCTTGAGTTTGGGTATGGGTTCGATTATAGTTGCGTTTCACCCTGTCTGGACTGGCATTCCTCTAGTACTCACTCTTTTCGGATGGTCACAGGTGTTAAAAGCTGTTATATACCTCTCATTTCCCAAAGTCGGGCTGAAAAAGCTCGGTGCAGTTTCAGAGGATCGTTCTAAAATTTTTATACTCCCCGGAGTATTTATGCTCGTCATTGCCGGATTGCTTGGCTACAATATACTCATTTTATAATTTCCAAGAATCGTATACTTAGTCAAAAATCTGCGGTGTTTTTTTATTTTTTCCCCTGAGATCTGCGCATACATTAGAAGTTCGTTGTTTTAAGTAGCGGCATCTCCAGATGAAATTCTACTTGCAAATTGTTGAAAAATCAATTATATTCAACGTTCGCAAATGTAGGCCATATATATGGAAATCACGGAAGAAAAAATCCGGCAAATCAGCGATGAGGCGTGGCAGCAATTAGGGTCAAATGCCAATCCGTCTATGCTCAAAAAGGTCGTTCAAGAAGTTGTAAAACGGCTGATGGATGAATCAAAAAACACCCCCCTTGATCCCCTCTCGAGGGGAACACCCCCCTTTAGTCCCCCCTCGAGGGGGGATTGAGGGGGGTGTTTGGGGTAAAAGGGCCGAGCTCCGGCTTACTTTTTAAAAAAATCATACAATTACGCTTGCCTATTCATGTTTTATTCGGAGGTTAATGATTAATGCGTCGCAAAAATCTTTTTAAAACTTTAATCATATTGACGGCACTGATATGGTCGGTTATCGTATTGACGCCGACTTATATGTTGAATCAGCAAAAACAGGAAGCCGACAATTTCTATGCCGCAATTGAAGAAAACACAAGCTTAAACCGCAACGATATTAAAGCAGCTCTCTCCTCGGGAAACCTTGAACTGCAAGTTCGCAATACGTTTAAAAGTACAAACGGAAATAGTGTTGATACCCTCCTCGAAGACGTCATTTCTCTCATCAAGGTCAATGAAAAGATAGAAGAGAATGAACCGAAGTCGATTAAACTTGGTCTTGACTTGCAAGGGGGAACTTACCTGGTTTATGAGGTTGACTTGCCAAAAATGTTGGAAACTCTTGCCCAAGAAAGGGATTCGGATCTCGATTCAGGCATTAAGAAAACAGTTGCCCGTACCAGAGAAACCAATGAAGACTTCTTTGCGGCACTCTTGGAAGTTTGCCGGGAAGACAACTTACGGTTGAGCCGGTATTTTGGCCGATCACGGGATTCAAACGAAGATATTGTCAGCGAGTTGAAAGAGGAAGCAGAAGATGCCATAAACCGGACGCTATCAGTTCTGGATAAACGCATCGATCAATTCGGTGTTTCGGAGCCTTCAATTACCAAACAGGGCGATCGGAGAATTGTTATCGAATTGGCAGGTATTCAAGACGTCGAGCGGGCCAAGAATCTCATCGGAACCACCGCCCAGCTTAAGTTTCAATTGGAGACGGAAGCAGATATCGTCAGCGCTGTTTTAAGTCAAATCAATCGTGCTATGAAACGGCAAATGGCTGGCGGGGGTCAGGAGGAAGCTGAAGGCGACTCAATACCGGTACAACAAAAAGTTAGACAAGATACCGAACGCAGGATTGATGATTTGTTCGGCGCGGCCGGCGCTTCAATCGTGGATGAATCGTCGGACACTGAGAATTCAGGCGGCGACTCTACCGTTGTCGTTGATGAAAGGATTTTTCAAGATCGGCCTTTTGACGCGCTGTTGGCAAACATCGGCGGAGATATCGGTGTGCCGGTCAAGAACGTCCGGACCGTGGAACGCATTCTTAACTCACCCGAAGTTCAAAAAGTGATTCCA contains:
- a CDS encoding VOC family protein, giving the protein MAQNEKNKRIDYIEIPVTDMAESKRFYGEVFGWKFVDYGPDYVAFNDGRLDGGFRKESSVQRGGPLVVFYATELKNVETEIKKAGGTIVVDIFDFPGGRRFHFTDPSGNELAVWSEQ
- the secD gene encoding protein translocase subunit SecD, whose protein sequence is MRRKNLFKTLIILTALIWSVIVLTPTYMLNQQKQEADNFYAAIEENTSLNRNDIKAALSSGNLELQVRNTFKSTNGNSVDTLLEDVISLIKVNEKIEENEPKSIKLGLDLQGGTYLVYEVDLPKMLETLAQERDSDLDSGIKKTVARTRETNEDFFAALLEVCREDNLRLSRYFGRSRDSNEDIVSELKEEAEDAINRTLSVLDKRIDQFGVSEPSITKQGDRRIVIELAGIQDVERAKNLIGTTAQLKFQLETEADIVSAVLSQINRAMKRQMAGGGQEEAEGDSIPVQQKVRQDTERRIDDLFGAAGASIVDESSDTENSGGDSTVVVDERIFQDRPFDALLANIGGDIGVPVKNVRTVERILNSPEVQKVIPKDGEFLFSAKSLQIGENNFYRMFMLKKNAEVKGSMIEDAQVQIGSQFSAGQSEVSMDFNSEGARIFAKVTGANIGKRLAIVLDGKIVSIPNIESKIPNGRARITGMANIEEANDLAIVLRAGALPAPIEVIEERTVGPSLGQDSITSGTTSALVGFTIVIIFMAIYYRLSGLVADFALLMNLTVIMAVLAGFHATLTLPGVAGIILTIGIAVDANVLIFERIREELRSGKTIRAAIDNGYARAFKTIIDANLTTLLTALVLYQFGTGPIRGFALTLSIGILVSMFTAIVVTRVIFDYFTNKFSLSKLSI